In a genomic window of Flavobacterium sp. KACC 22761:
- a CDS encoding 2-isopropylmalate synthase — translation MNREKVQIFDTTLRDGEQVPGCKLDTKQKLVIAERLDKMGVDIIEAGFPVSSPGDFLSVSEICKIVENATVCGLTRAVKNDIDVAAAALKHAKKPRIHTGIGTSESHILHKLQTTPEDIIARAKFAVSHAKSYVEDVEFYAEDAGRTDNAFLAKVCEEVIKSGATVLNIPDTTGYCLPEEYGAKIKYLKENVKGIENVILSCHCHNDLGMATANSIAGAINGARQIECTINGIGERAGNTALEEVVMIFKQHPYLNLDTNINTRELNEMSRLVSESMGMIVQPNKAIVGANAFAHSSGIHQDGVIKNRATYEIMDPLDVGVNESSIILTARSGRAALAYRAKKIGYELTKVQLDIVYIEFLKFADIKKEVVDADIHQIIEASKIQGELIRS, via the coding sequence ATGAATAGAGAGAAAGTTCAAATTTTTGACACCACTTTGCGCGATGGTGAACAAGTTCCAGGATGTAAGTTAGATACTAAACAAAAATTAGTTATCGCAGAACGACTAGACAAAATGGGAGTTGATATTATCGAAGCAGGTTTTCCTGTGTCAAGTCCGGGCGATTTTTTATCGGTCTCTGAGATTTGTAAAATTGTAGAAAATGCAACCGTCTGCGGATTGACAAGAGCCGTGAAAAATGACATTGATGTTGCTGCAGCTGCCTTGAAGCACGCGAAGAAACCTAGAATCCATACCGGAATCGGAACCTCAGAATCTCATATCCTCCACAAATTACAAACCACGCCCGAAGATATTATTGCTAGAGCAAAATTTGCAGTTTCTCACGCAAAATCTTATGTAGAAGATGTTGAATTCTATGCTGAAGACGCTGGAAGAACTGATAATGCGTTTTTGGCAAAAGTTTGTGAAGAAGTGATCAAATCTGGTGCAACTGTATTAAATATTCCTGATACAACAGGATATTGCCTTCCGGAAGAGTACGGAGCAAAAATTAAATATTTGAAAGAAAACGTAAAAGGAATTGAAAATGTAATTCTTTCATGCCACTGTCATAATGATTTAGGAATGGCAACTGCAAACTCAATTGCAGGAGCTATAAATGGAGCAAGACAAATTGAATGTACCATTAATGGTATTGGTGAAAGAGCTGGAAATACAGCACTTGAAGAAGTGGTGATGATTTTCAAACAACACCCTTACTTAAATTTGGATACAAACATCAATACGAGAGAATTAAACGAAATGAGCCGTTTGGTTTCTGAAAGTATGGGAATGATTGTACAGCCAAATAAAGCGATTGTTGGAGCAAATGCATTCGCGCACAGTTCTGGAATTCACCAAGACGGTGTTATCAAAAACAGAGCAACGTACGAGATCATGGATCCGTTAGATGTTGGTGTGAATGAATCTTCAATCATTTTAACTGCTAGAAGCGGAAGAGCAGCTTTGGCTTACCGTGCAAAAAAAATAGGCTATGAGCTTACAAAAGTACAATTGGATATTGTATATATTGAGTTTTTGAAATTCGCTGATATTAAAAAGGAAGTTGTTGATGCTGATATTCATCAAATTATTGAAGCTTCAAAAATTCAGGGAGAATTAATCAGAAGCTAG
- the leuB gene encoding 3-isopropylmalate dehydrogenase, whose amino-acid sequence MNLKIAVLPGDGIGPEVILQAKKALYAIGEVYNHEFVFEEALMGAVAIDKTGNPLPEQTLNLCLNTDAVLLGAIGDPKYDNNPNAKVRPEQGLLKLRKELGLFANIRPIKPYKALIESSPLKREIIEGADFTIFRELTGGAYFGTKTLNEEGTHASDLCEYSEEEITRIAHLAFKSAQKRRKKLTMVDKANVLETSRLWRKVVQKVSEEYSDVKLDFLFVDNAAMQLILNPKQFDVILTENLFGDILSDEASVITGSIGLLPSISLGEKNALFEPIHGSYPQAKGKNIANPIASILAAALLLEHFGLTKEANVIYKAVEKAIEYQVVTVDLKSDSKFGTNEVGEFVSNFIFSKDDLLYFNNDNVSIGQSTIV is encoded by the coding sequence ATGAATTTGAAAATAGCAGTTTTACCAGGAGACGGAATTGGACCAGAAGTAATTTTACAAGCCAAAAAAGCATTATACGCTATTGGTGAGGTGTATAATCACGAATTTGTTTTTGAAGAGGCACTTATGGGTGCTGTTGCAATTGATAAAACAGGAAATCCGCTCCCGGAACAAACGCTAAATCTTTGTTTAAATACAGATGCAGTTTTGCTTGGTGCAATTGGTGATCCAAAATACGATAACAACCCAAATGCAAAGGTTCGTCCTGAACAAGGATTATTAAAACTGCGAAAAGAATTAGGATTGTTTGCTAATATTCGTCCAATTAAGCCTTATAAAGCTTTAATTGAATCTTCTCCTTTAAAAAGAGAAATTATTGAAGGAGCTGATTTTACCATTTTTAGAGAATTAACAGGTGGAGCTTATTTTGGCACAAAAACACTTAATGAAGAAGGAACACATGCTTCAGATTTATGTGAATATTCAGAAGAAGAAATTACCAGAATTGCACATTTAGCTTTTAAATCGGCTCAAAAAAGACGTAAAAAGCTGACAATGGTTGATAAAGCAAATGTTTTGGAAACTTCAAGATTGTGGAGAAAAGTAGTTCAGAAAGTGAGTGAAGAGTATTCAGATGTTAAACTTGATTTCTTATTTGTTGACAACGCAGCAATGCAGTTGATTTTGAATCCAAAACAATTTGATGTGATTTTGACTGAGAATTTGTTTGGAGATATTTTATCTGATGAAGCCAGCGTAATTACTGGATCTATTGGTTTGTTGCCGTCAATTTCTTTAGGAGAAAAAAATGCTTTGTTTGAGCCAATTCACGGATCGTATCCGCAGGCAAAAGGAAAAAATATTGCCAATCCGATTGCTTCGATTTTGGCAGCAGCACTTTTGTTGGAGCATTTTGGATTAACTAAAGAAGCTAATGTAATTTATAAAGCGGTAGAAAAAGCAATTGAATACCAGGTGGTTACAGTTGATTTGAAATCAGATTCAAAATTTGGAACAAACGAGGTTGGAGAGTTTGTTTCTAATTTTATTTTTAGCAAAGATGATTTGCTGTATTTCAATAATGATAACGTAAGTATTGGGCAATCGACAATTGTTTAA